In Capsicum annuum cultivar UCD-10X-F1 chromosome 7, UCD10Xv1.1, whole genome shotgun sequence, one genomic interval encodes:
- the LOC107877338 gene encoding uncharacterized protein LOC107877338, giving the protein MQEEYLCPSFNSFGYLSEIAAKASDEFQAEENDSLDGEDDFEFSLVSENPDTSTVEFIYDGQTKFQPIFHVFNRDLLLNDELDYKKVNDEASENVDSSISIPLENLFIDTRKSTTSSTSSEADELETIPPGTYCVWKPKISESSPEKCKKSKSTGSVSKRWPRIQDLLRRCNSDGKDSIIFLTPKKAIENETGRSKNSNAVAKLAGNSKQKKGSAIGGEKELPAALYYVQNRAGKEVAKNRRKSYLPYRKELIGFFAIGLSRSSLRD; this is encoded by the coding sequence ATGCAAGAAGAATATTTATGCCCCAGCTTTAACAGTTTTGGATATTTATCAGAAATAGCCGCTAAAGCCTCTGATGAATTTCAGGCGGAGGAGAACGATAGCTTAGACGGCGAGGACGATTTTGAATTCTCTTTGGTCTCTGAAAATCCGGATACCTCAACCGTGGAATTCATCTATGATGGTCAAACTAAATTTCAGCCAATTTTCCATGTTTTCAACCGTGATCTATTGCTAAACGATGAATTGGATTATAAGAAAGTGAACGACGAGGCATCGGAGAATGTGGATAGTTCAATTAGCATTCcgttggagaatttatttatagACACACGGAAATCGACGACTTCGTCAACGTCATCGGAAGCGGATGAATTAGAGACGATACCTCCCGGTACGTATTGTGTATGGAAGCCGAAGATAAGCGAGTCATCACCGGAAAAATGTAAGAAGAGTAAATCAACAGGATCAGTGTCAAAGCGGTGGCCGAGGATTCAAGATTTGTTACGGCGGTGTAATAGCGACGGAAAGGACAGTATTATATTTCTCACACCGAAAAAGGCAATTGAAAACGAAACAGGAAGATCAAAAAATTCCAATGCGGTCGCGAAGCTAGCTGGAAACTCGAAGCAGAAGAAAGGAAGTGCCATCGGAGGAGAGAAAGAGTTACCAGCGGCACTGTATTACGTACAAAATAGAGCGGGTAAAGAAGTTGCTAAGAATAGGAGAAAATCATATTTACCCTACAGGAAAGAACTCATAGGATTTTTCGCGATTGGATTGAGTAGAAGTAGTCTTCGTGATTAG